From Rhizobium sp. Pop5:
CGCGGTCTCGGCCTTGAGGAGCTGCGACAGGATGGGGATTGCCGCCTCGAACGCTGGCGATCCTTGCTCCGTGAGCTCGCTGACGGCTTGTGCCATGCCGTGCATCTTCAGTTGCCGCAGATTGCGCTTAATCATGTTGCAGTTCCTTCCTTGGAGTTGGTGTTCGACGGCCAGCATCATTAAGATGCGGATGAGACGCCGTGCTTCTCAGGATTGCGCGCCCCGAACTTCATTGCGATCCGACCTCACCCTCAGCGGTTCTCGCGGAGGTCGATCCTCATGGTCGCCGAGCGTGCCCGAGCGCTAATCATAGGCGCCAGATACCGGCTCTTGCCGTATTTTGCGCGATAGGCGTCGTCGATGCGGTCGTTGATCGGCCCGTCGATCGGCTCGAAGGCGACTTCCCGCGTCATGCCGGCGGCAATAATCCGGCCAGCTTTCTGATGAAGCGCGGCCTGGTACCAGCGCGACTTTTGGCCATGGTAGCCACGCACATAGAGACTACCATCAACCACGACTTCCCAGATCCATGTCGGGGTGCCGTAGGTCGCGCCATCCTCGCGAAATGGTGCGATTTCTTCAGATCGTCCGCCTGATCGATTTTCGCAAGCTCATCCTGTGACCAGTTCATGGCCATTCCTCATTAATTGTTCGCCAGTTAACAACCGCATTCGCTGGATAGAAACCCAGGGCCGCCGTGCAGACGGCCGACGCGGACTTGTTTTCGTCGGAGCATCAAACCGCAATAATTTCGGCGCTCCACTCTCGTCGTCACGAGCCCAGTTGAATATAGCGCGGTTGCCATCGCTCGATTAGGCATGGCAATTCGCATAGGCTTATGAACGTGGCTAATCAATCAAGGCTTTTCATACGGGACGGCCCTAATTGCCCCACGCTCTATTAACCAAATGAGACGAGGCGGAAGGCCACTCGAACTACCCGATGCTTGCCGTGCAATAATGCTGCGACGACGATTTCCCCCGATGCGTGGCGAACAATATAATCTCGAACGCGCACGCGTATGGACAAACGGCGTCCATGCGTATATACAGTCATTGTCATGACAACAAGGACGCCACATGCTCAGTATCCGAGATCAGGAAGTTCGTACCCTAGCGGAAACCGTTATGCGCAAACGTGGCGCCTCCAACCTGACTGCGGCTATCAAGCTGGCATTGCAGCACGAGATTGAGCGAGCTGACGAAGCTATGCCCTTGAAACAGCACGTCGCAGAGATTCGTGCGCGGGCACTTGCCAAGGCAAAGCTCCCACCTGCCCCACCCTTAACGAAAGAGGAGCGTGACGCACTCTGGGGTCAATGATGTTCATCGAGACCTCAGCCTTCGTCGCCATCCTTGCCGGAGAGCCGGAAGCTGATATCTACTTGGACGCGATCGACGGCGCCGCACGGCGTCAAACCGGCGCGCATGTCCGGCTTGAGGCGACCATCAATCTGGCGCGTATTCTTGGGCTAGAAGTCCTTGATGCCCAAGAGATGTTCGAGGCTTTTCTTCAAGCGGCCAAAATTACCGTGGTTCCAATCACCGATGCCATCGCCCGGCGCGCGGTGGAAGCCTTTGCCGTTTACGGCAAGGGAAAGGGCCATCCCGCCCAACTCAACTTCGCCGACTGCCTGTCCTATGCTTGCGCGGACACTCTCAAGATGCCGATCCTGTTCAAAGGGCGTGACTTTATAGAAACAGATCTTAAGAGCGCACTATCCAGCGAGAGCTGAGCCGCGGCGATCTCTCGATAGGTGGACCAGGACCGAGATGTCGAGGAGCTGCAGAGCGCCTATACGTCACTACCTTTTCAATCGAGGGGCGGAAATCTTTCACATCGAGGTGTCCCTCATGGATGTCAAATCAATCGGCTTTAGGAAGCGCCAGAATACATGTCGCCTTGAGATCCCATCAGGGGTGAGTAGCGGCCTGCACGGTGGCAGAGTGAGGTCGCTAGAAAACTCTCTGGAGGCCAACCATGCCGATGACAGCAGATCAATCTCAAGCGCAGACCATTACTCTCGTCGATCTTGGCGCAATTTTCGTCTCGTTGGAATTAAGCAAGTCAACATGGCTGGTGACGGCTCTGTCACCTGGCAGCAAGAAAATGTCCCGCCACACCGTCAGCGGAGGCGATATCGCCGGTTTGTTTGCATGCTTTGCAGCGCTTCGCCAGAAGGTCAAACGGCGAAAGAACACATTGTACCCATTGGTCGTGATCCAAGAGGTCGGGCTGGATGGCTGCTGGTTGGGACGAGTGCTGAGCAAGGA
This genomic window contains:
- a CDS encoding type II toxin-antitoxin system VapB family antitoxin, encoding MRKRGASNLTAAIKLALQHEIERADEAMPLKQHVAEIRARALAKAKLPPAPPLTKEERDALWGQ
- a CDS encoding type II toxin-antitoxin system VapC family toxin gives rise to the protein MMFIETSAFVAILAGEPEADIYLDAIDGAARRQTGAHVRLEATINLARILGLEVLDAQEMFEAFLQAAKITVVPITDAIARRAVEAFAVYGKGKGHPAQLNFADCLSYACADTLKMPILFKGRDFIETDLKSALSSES